GATGTCTGTCTCTTTCTGGTGGCGGCCTCAGGCGGCCAGTTCTTCCGCGATCTGGCGTTCCATGGGCTCGCACTTCACGTTGGCGAGCGCGGTGTCGCGCAGCGCGCGTAGCGCGTCCGCGGCATCGGGGCGGCCAACCAGCTGGTCCGCGGCCGCGATGAGCTGCCGGTACTTGCCGCCGCCGCGCGTGTGGGTGTCGCTATAGCCCTTGACCAGGCGGCGGCAGTTGACGGTCTCGACGGCCAGCGCGTAGTCGCGCGGGGCCAGCCGCGCCACCAGCGCCAGCCACGTTTCCAGGGATTCGCTTTCGATCTGATGGCGCAGCGTGCTGCGCCGGAACCGCCGCATGCCGGCCAGCGTGTACAGCATCAGGAAGCCGCCCAGCGTGCCGCTGCGCAGGCGACGGCCCTTGCCGAGCCGGCGCTCGACGAAGCCTCCGAAGGCCTTGGAATCTTCCAGCCAGCGGCCCAGCCGAACCGGCAACGTGCCGCAGATTTCTTCCAGCCGGGGATGCATGAATTCGGTCGTGTCGACGAGCTGGCCGGGCCGCGCGCCGACTTCCGTGCGCACGCGGTCAAAGCGCGTGCCGCGGGTCTTCAGGTCCGCCACGCGGATCACGTCGTCGTAGGCCATGGCGGTGGCCACGTAACGCGCCGCCGCACAGGTGAGTGCCCATTGGTTCGCGTCGCCGCCGTGCTGCGCGTCCAGGTCACGAATGGCCTTCATGCGGCGCAGGTAGTCTTCGGCGTAGGCCAGGTCCTGGAACTCGATCTGGCGGCGCACGCCCGCGGTCAGCATGGGCTGCGCACAGGCGGGGAAATCGCGCCGGATGGCGTCCAGCAAGGCCTGCGCGCGCGGGCTGGCCGCACGTTCGGGCACCACCGGCTCGGGCCGAGTGAGGTCGATGGCGGCGGGCTGGGCCGGCGCCGTGGCGGCCGAGTCGAAACCCAGCGCGAAGGCGCGCAGGCTGGCATCCACACCCAGGCCAGCGCGGCGCACGGTGGCCTCGAAATCGTCGCGCGAGAAGGGCAGGGCGCCGCTGCCGGCCACCGCGCCGAACAGGCTGGCGCTGATGACGCTGCCGGCGCGGTCGGCCAGGTCCTGCAGATCGAAGCACAGGAAGCGCCGGGCGGCTGCGCGGCCCGCTTCCAGCACCTTGTTGGGATCGGCGATGCCGTTGCCGGGCGCGGACTTTTCGCTGACCGCAAAACTGCGGTGCGACGACGTGATCAATACCGTGCGCTCGGGCGTCACGAGGCCGCGCTGGATGGCCCGGCCGCCTTCCATCAATTCG
The DNA window shown above is from Achromobacter spanius and carries:
- a CDS encoding indolepyruvate oxidoreductase subunit beta family protein, giving the protein MKAAVMQQGNPIKIAILAMGGQGGGVLADWIVDMAEHAGWWAQTTSVPGVAQRTGATIYYLELLPEADVQRAGRQPALALMPTPGDVDLVVAAELMEGGRAIQRGLVTPERTVLITSSHRSFAVSEKSAPGNGIADPNKVLEAGRAAARRFLCFDLQDLADRAGSVISASLFGAVAGSGALPFSRDDFEATVRRAGLGVDASLRAFALGFDSAATAPAQPAAIDLTRPEPVVPERAASPRAQALLDAIRRDFPACAQPMLTAGVRRQIEFQDLAYAEDYLRRMKAIRDLDAQHGGDANQWALTCAAARYVATAMAYDDVIRVADLKTRGTRFDRVRTEVGARPGQLVDTTEFMHPRLEEICGTLPVRLGRWLEDSKAFGGFVERRLGKGRRLRSGTLGGFLMLYTLAGMRRFRRSTLRHQIESESLETWLALVARLAPRDYALAVETVNCRRLVKGYSDTHTRGGGKYRQLIAAADQLVGRPDAADALRALRDTALANVKCEPMERQIAEELAA